From one Lysinibacillus sp. G4S2 genomic stretch:
- a CDS encoding PH domain-containing protein, whose product MDTIAETIKFAGFGKKKAMANQIQMFDDRLTDQGETLLAVCASIKGTKQLYVTDQRIILHETKGIIFNDEKSIPLQSISSINISNTLISSTLKIVSTGNKAIIEDVPQNIALEIKNAIENLKKDFKTKSTKKEKDMYDIGDEIRELKALLEDGILTQEEFDAKKKQLLGI is encoded by the coding sequence ATGGATACAATAGCAGAAACAATAAAATTTGCAGGCTTTGGAAAGAAGAAAGCAATGGCTAATCAAATTCAAATGTTTGATGATAGACTAACGGATCAAGGCGAAACATTACTCGCTGTATGTGCATCTATTAAAGGTACAAAACAGCTTTATGTCACTGACCAACGAATCATATTACATGAAACCAAAGGCATCATATTCAACGATGAAAAAAGCATTCCTTTGCAATCTATCAGTAGTATCAATATTTCAAATACGCTCATTTCCTCCACTTTGAAAATAGTATCTACGGGAAACAAAGCTATCATTGAGGATGTACCACAGAATATTGCACTTGAGATTAAGAATGCTATTGAGAACCTGAAAAAAGATTTTAAAACAAAGTCTACTAAAAAGGAAAAGGACATGTATGATATTGGTGATGAAATTCGCGAATTAAAGGCTTTATTAGAGGATGGGATATTAACGCAAGAAGAATTTGACGCGAAGAAAAAGCAATTGTTAGGAATATAA
- a CDS encoding peptidoglycan recognition family protein, whose translation MTSIRKKLVTDVQANKVTYGKGNVKKYIVVHETDNTRSGADADAHARLQSNGNSRSASWHYTVDDKEAVQSFEHVWRCWAAGSNKGNNEGIQVEICVNADGNYLKAMQNAAELVAKIMKDEGISIGNVVQHNHFSGKNCPRNMREGKISWSQFITMIKNASGDVQQPAPIADNNKYRVLTGTYATKQAAENTQDVLKHRFGWVAYIEPDGAKWRVKTGTFTGMATAQAGANKIKTAKLAQVANVVAA comes from the coding sequence ATGACTTCTATTCGCAAAAAATTAGTAACTGATGTACAAGCAAACAAGGTGACTTATGGGAAAGGTAACGTTAAAAAATATATCGTTGTTCATGAAACAGATAATACCCGTTCAGGAGCCGATGCAGACGCACATGCACGTTTACAATCCAATGGCAATAGTCGCTCAGCATCTTGGCATTATACTGTGGACGACAAAGAAGCTGTACAATCATTTGAACATGTTTGGAGATGTTGGGCTGCAGGAAGTAATAAAGGAAACAATGAAGGCATTCAAGTTGAAATTTGTGTAAATGCTGATGGTAATTATTTAAAAGCTATGCAGAATGCCGCTGAATTAGTTGCAAAAATCATGAAGGATGAAGGCATCTCAATCGGCAACGTTGTTCAACACAATCATTTCAGTGGTAAAAACTGTCCTCGAAACATGCGTGAAGGTAAAATTTCATGGTCACAATTTATTACAATGATTAAAAATGCGAGTGGCGATGTGCAACAACCTGCACCTATTGCAGACAATAATAAATACCGCGTACTTACTGGAACATACGCTACAAAACAAGCTGCAGAAAATACACAAGATGTACTTAAACACCGTTTTGGTTGGGTGGCATACATCGAGCCGGATGGTGCTAAATGGCGAGTTAAGACAGGTACTTTTACTGGAATGGCTACAGCACAAGCCGGTGCAAATAAAATTAAAACAGCTAAACTTGCACAAGTTGCAAATGTTGTAGCTGCATGA
- a CDS encoding phage holin family protein, protein MEKWVAAVSGAIGTLVSYSVDGLGMAVTVLIGFMAIDYLTGIMGGIVNRNLNSRVGFNGIIRKIYYLMLVGSVYLLALVIPGIEYAGDGAAIAFCVLEFISITENGTKMGLPTPNFIKNILAIVKDQSGEGNTK, encoded by the coding sequence ATGGAAAAATGGGTTGCTGCAGTAAGTGGAGCAATTGGCACGTTAGTGTCATATTCAGTTGACGGTCTAGGTATGGCTGTTACTGTATTAATTGGTTTCATGGCTATTGACTACCTCACAGGAATTATGGGTGGTATTGTAAATCGTAACTTGAACAGCCGTGTCGGATTCAATGGTATCATACGAAAAATTTATTACTTAATGCTAGTTGGTTCAGTGTATTTACTGGCATTAGTGATTCCGGGTATCGAGTACGCAGGTGATGGGGCAGCCATTGCATTCTGTGTACTCGAATTTATTTCTATCACAGAAAACGGTACGAAGATGGGCTTGCCTACACCGAATTTTATTAAAAATATTTTAGCGATTGTAAAGGATCAATCAGGAGAGGGGAATACAAAATGA